The following proteins are encoded in a genomic region of Triticum dicoccoides isolate Atlit2015 ecotype Zavitan chromosome 1B, WEW_v2.0, whole genome shotgun sequence:
- the LOC119344602 gene encoding uncharacterized protein LOC119344602, whose protein sequence is MPTRPPRARSINELLRVAGRPRLLPRGALCPSGSRAEATAMASAAPPPPDSEPPECPVCLSPFDAASVVPRVLPCGHSLCGSCISSLPPASASAAASSLRCPLCSQCVPFSRALGPSSLPKNLALLSLLPSLPNPSPPRTAGAASASAARPLPLPLHAAHSRLLARFRHAILPESASPLHSSPPGHPPAGLALGSIACDLGAPWFCSRGHPVSLLPIDAPAGGAPTQEAAFYRPSHAARVIAAIDALSSAAREEMLDLVAASTRLARRVCRVYGAWMGPVAATLWLVSERYTPGVPPLLNERSDELETVARIGALGMEVCEALMGLHGEGLVLGCLRLDCFSLDHFGRCLLDLNEVLALCLGVRAGVCLSKDGALVAPEMVAILRDATRMRSHDFDGLIGRNSDVWLMGCILVALVTGDERLAAGWNTVGSYDDWQKEVLTRLDAALVGTQLEPLAATTALCLSYEPESRPEIADVWKCIRGSQMKPGADALAPADDIVAQKSFRCLLLGELSSMCSAQAVESDDIVQPSQDSDDKSSTPDDENNCGCSNDESVSTAGTDEPQRNGVFKSSTLLAHRDCVTGLAIGGLRQGFLDQIRSR, encoded by the exons ATGCCGACACGTCCTCCTCGGGCACGGTCAATTAACGAACTACTCCGAGTCGCCGGCCGGCCCCGCCTCCTCCCTCGAGGCGCCCTCTGCCCCAGCGGAAGCCGAGCCGAGGCGACGGCCATGGcgagcgccgcgccgccgccaccggactCGGAGCCGCCCGAGTGCCCGGTGTGCCTCTCGCCCTTCGACGCCGCCTCCGTCGTGCCGCGCGTCCTTCCGTGCGGCCACTCCCTCTGCGGCTCCTGCATCTCCTCCCTCCCGCCCGCCTCCGCGTCGGCCGCGGCCTCGTCCCTCCGCTGCCCGCTCTGCTCCCAGTGCGTCCCCTTCTCCCGGGCCCTCGGCCCCTCCTCCCTCCCCAAAAACCtcgccctcctctccctcctcccatCCCTCCCCAACCCTTCCCCGCCCCGCACCGCCGGGGCCGCATCCGCCTCCGCGGCGCGACCCCTCCCTCTCCCGCTCCACGCCGCCCACTCCCGCCTCCTCGCCCGATTCCGACACGCCATCCTCCCCGAGTCCGCCTCCCCGCTACACTCCTCGCCGCCCGGCCACCCTCCCGCCGGCCTCGCGCTCGGGTCGATCGCCTGCGACCTCGGAGCCCCCTGGTTCTGCTCGCGGGGACACCCCGTAAGCCTCCTCCCGATCGATGCTCCCGCCGGCGGGGCGCCGACGCAGGAGGCCGCGTTCTACCGGCCCAGCCACGCCGCGCGGGTCATCGCCGCGATCGACGCGCTGAGCAGCGCCGCGAGAGAGGAGATGCTCGATTTGGTGGCCGCCTCCACGCGATTGGCGCGGCGGGTGTGCAGGGTTTACGGCGCCTGGATGGGTCCCGTGGCGGCAACGCTGTGGCTGGTCTCTGAACGGTACACGCCGGGAGTTCCCCCCTTGTTGAATGAGAGGAGCGACGAGCTGGAAACTGTGGCTCGGATTGGAGCTCTTGGAATGGAGGTGTGTGAAGCGCTCATGGGATTGCACGGCGAGGGGCTGGTGCTGGGTTGCCTCCGGCTGGACTGCTTCAGCCTTGATCATTTTGGGCGCTGCCTGCTCGACTTGAATGAGGTTTTGGCCTTGTGCCTTGGAGTCCGGGCAGGGGTTTGCTTGTCCAAGGATGGTGCTTTGGTTGCTCCCGAGATGGTGGCAATTCTGAGGGACGCCACAAGGATGAGGAGTCATGATTTCGATGGCTTGATAGGGCGTAATTCAGATGTTTGGCTGATGGGCTGTATATTGGTGGCGCTTGTTACTGGAGACGAGCGGCTTGCGGCGGGGTGGAATACTGTTGGATCATATGATGATTGGCAGAAGGAAGTGCTTACGAGGCTTGACGCTGCATTGGTTGGTACACAGTTAGAACCATTGGCTGCAACTACAGCGTTATGCTTAAGCTATGAACCAGAAAGCCGCCCTGAGATTGCTGATGTTTGGAAATGTATCAGAGGCTCACAGATGAAACCTGGTGCCGATGCTTTGGCTCCTGCTGATGATATTGTAGCTCAGAAAAGTTTTAGGTGTTTGCTCCTCGGGGAGTTGTCCTCAATGTGCTCCGCCCAAGCTGTTGAGTCAGATGATATAGTGCAGCCCTCTCAAGATTCTGATGACAAAAGTTCAACTCCAGATGATGAAAACAATTGTGGTTGCTCGAACGACGAGTCTGTTTCCACAGCAGGAACAGATGAGCCACAGCGTAACGGAGTGTTTAAATCTTCAACTCTGCTCGCTCACCGTGACTGCGTCACAGGATTAGCCATTGGAG GTTTACGACAAGGGTTCTTAGACCAAATAAGGAGTCGCTAA